The following are encoded together in the Acidobacteriota bacterium genome:
- the rplN gene encoding 50S ribosomal protein L14 has product MIQMGTMLDVADNSGAKRIACITLRGGSSGQYGALGDVITASVKEATPEGTVKKGQVVRAVIVRTRKERRRRDGSYIRFDNNAAVLINEAREPIGTRVFGPVARELRERRFMRIVSLAPEVI; this is encoded by the coding sequence ATGATCCAGATGGGAACAATGCTCGATGTCGCCGACAACTCGGGAGCGAAGCGCATCGCGTGCATCACGCTGCGGGGCGGTTCCTCGGGCCAGTACGGTGCGCTGGGCGACGTGATCACGGCTTCGGTCAAGGAGGCGACGCCGGAGGGCACGGTCAAGAAGGGTCAGGTCGTTCGCGCGGTCATCGTGCGGACGCGCAAGGAACGTCGCCGGCGGGACGGCAGCTACATCCGGTTCGACAACAATGCCGCGGTTCTGATCAACGAGGCGCGGGAGCCGATCGGCACCCGAGTCTTCGGGCCGGTCGCTCGTGAGCTACGGGAGCGGCGCTTCATGCGGATCGTCTCGCTGGCGCCGGAGGTGATCTGA
- a CDS encoding adenylate kinase, producing the protein MADTLRIVLLGAPGCGKGTQAERLAATLGVPAISTGDMLRAAVAAGSELGRRVEGVMASGALVDDDLMAEVVRDRLGQPDAAAGFLLDGYPRTAPQAGTLEEILNGSHIDHVVTIDVPDEELVQRIVLRGRGADDREDVVRERLQVYAAQTEPLIAHYEGLGLLRRVNGNVPIEQVTAAIEAALAGTAQA; encoded by the coding sequence GTGGCTGACACCCTGCGCATCGTGCTGCTCGGGGCGCCGGGCTGCGGCAAGGGCACGCAGGCGGAGCGCCTGGCGGCGACGCTCGGCGTTCCCGCCATCTCGACCGGCGACATGTTGCGCGCGGCGGTCGCGGCCGGCAGCGAACTCGGTCGACGGGTCGAAGGCGTGATGGCCTCGGGCGCGCTGGTTGACGACGACCTCATGGCCGAGGTGGTGCGGGACCGGCTGGGCCAGCCGGATGCGGCCGCGGGCTTCCTGCTCGACGGCTATCCGCGGACCGCGCCGCAGGCCGGAACGCTCGAGGAGATCCTCAACGGCAGCCACATCGATCACGTCGTGACGATCGATGTGCCGGACGAGGAGCTGGTCCAGCGCATCGTTCTTCGCGGCCGCGGCGCGGACGACCGGGAGGACGTCGTGCGCGAGCGGCTGCAGGTCTACGCGGCGCAGACCGAGCCCCTGATCGCTCACTACGAGGGCCTGGGGCTGCTGCGCCGGGTCAACGGCAACGTCCCGATCGAACAGGTGACGGCCGCGATCGAGGCAGCGCTGGCCGGGACGGCGCAGGCCTGA
- the rpmC gene encoding 50S ribosomal protein L29: MKASELRDLTEEELRQKEEELADQLFALRLQKSIGQLEKPSRIRNARVELARVLTVLREKAK, translated from the coding sequence ATGAAGGCAAGCGAACTCAGGGACCTGACGGAGGAGGAACTACGCCAGAAGGAGGAGGAGTTGGCCGATCAGCTGTTTGCCCTGCGGCTGCAGAAATCGATCGGACAGCTCGAGAAGCCAAGCAGGATCAGGAATGCCCGGGTCGAACTGGCGCGGGTTCTGACCGTTCTGCGTGAGAAGGCGAAGTGA
- the rpsC gene encoding 30S ribosomal protein S3 has product MGQKTHPYGFRLVYNQGWHSRWYAERDYAGTLKSDIELRTGLKKRLMHAGVSQIDIERAADKLRVTIYTSRPGIIIGRKGAEVDKLRDDLSRQMGQEVHINIQEIQRPELDAQLVAEAIAGQLLRRIAFRRAMKKAMESAFRFGAKGVKIMVSGRLGGNEIARTEWYQEGRLPLHTLKADIDYGIAESFTTYGVIGVKVWVYRGDLSRERGRRTAA; this is encoded by the coding sequence ATGGGTCAGAAGACACATCCCTACGGTTTTCGCCTGGTCTACAACCAGGGTTGGCATTCGCGCTGGTACGCCGAGCGCGACTACGCCGGTACCCTGAAGTCGGACATCGAGCTGCGGACCGGACTGAAGAAACGGCTCATGCACGCCGGCGTCAGCCAGATCGACATCGAACGTGCCGCGGACAAGCTGCGCGTGACGATCTACACCTCGCGTCCAGGCATCATCATCGGCCGCAAGGGTGCCGAGGTGGACAAGCTGCGCGACGATCTGAGCCGGCAGATGGGGCAGGAAGTCCACATCAACATCCAGGAGATTCAGCGCCCGGAGCTCGACGCCCAACTCGTGGCCGAGGCGATCGCCGGCCAGCTCCTGCGCCGGATCGCTTTCCGGCGGGCGATGAAGAAGGCGATGGAGTCAGCGTTTCGTTTCGGCGCCAAGGGCGTCAAGATCATGGTGTCGGGCCGGCTCGGCGGCAACGAGATTGCCCGAACCGAGTGGTACCAGGAAGGGCGTCTGCCGCTGCACACGCTGAAGGCGGATATCGACTACGGAATCGCGGAGTCGTTCACGACCTACGGTGTGATCGGAGTCAAGGTCTGGGTCTACCGGGGCGACCTGTCGCGGGAGCGCGGCCGCCGGACGGCGGCCTGA
- the rplR gene encoding 50S ribosomal protein L18, with product MSDLRRKRTLDRSRRQQRARYRVRKKLRGSQERPRLAVHKSRRHIYAQLIDDRSGNTLAFASSLESDLQGALEGSTGSRKAAQAVGQVLAERAKEKGFRSVVFDRGGFLYHGRIQALADSAREGGLEF from the coding sequence ATGAGTGATCTGCGCAGAAAGAGAACGCTCGACCGCAGCCGCCGGCAGCAGCGGGCGCGATACCGCGTCCGCAAGAAGCTGCGTGGCTCACAGGAACGGCCTCGCCTCGCCGTGCACAAGAGCCGGCGTCACATCTACGCCCAGTTGATCGACGATCGGTCGGGCAACACCCTGGCCTTCGCGAGTTCGCTCGAGTCGGATCTCCAGGGAGCGCTCGAGGGTTCGACGGGAAGCCGCAAGGCGGCGCAGGCCGTGGGTCAGGTGCTGGCCGAGCGCGCGAAGGAAAAGGGCTTCCGCTCGGTCGTCTTCGACCGGGGCGGATTCCTGTATCACGGCAGGATCCAGGCGCTTGCCGACAGCGCGCGCGAGGGAGGCCTCGAGTTCTGA
- the rpmJ gene encoding 50S ribosomal protein L36: MKVRASVKRMCVKCKVVRRRGVVRVICENPKHKQRQG; encoded by the coding sequence ATGAAGGTGCGAGCGTCAGTCAAGAGGATGTGCGTCAAGTGCAAGGTGGTCAGGCGTCGCGGTGTCGTCCGCGTCATCTGTGAGAACCCCAAGCACAAGCAGCGGCAGGGCTGA
- the rpmD gene encoding 50S ribosomal protein L30, whose translation MEAVRQTEIGEVPKVAGKTIRIQQVRSAIGRPKPQREVLRSLGLRRIRHVVEREDTQAVRGMVRKIPHLVQVLED comes from the coding sequence ATGGAGGCAGTTCGACAAACGGAGATCGGGGAGGTGCCGAAAGTGGCAGGCAAGACGATACGGATTCAGCAGGTGCGGAGCGCGATCGGGAGGCCGAAGCCGCAACGTGAAGTGCTGCGCAGCCTGGGTCTGAGGCGTATCCGTCACGTCGTGGAACGCGAGGACACCCAGGCAGTGCGTGGCATGGTGCGGAAGATTCCCCATCTCGTCCAGGTCCTGGAGGACTGA
- the rpsM gene encoding 30S ribosomal protein S13: MARIAGIDLPQNKQVGIGLTYIYGIGRSRAQVLLNEAGVEATVKVKDLTEDETGRIRQVVQDAGAVEGDLRKEVTQSIKRLMEIGSYRGVRHRKSLPVRGQRTHTNARTRKGPRRATVAGKKKATK, from the coding sequence ATGGCGAGAATCGCGGGGATCGATCTACCGCAGAACAAGCAGGTCGGCATCGGACTGACCTACATCTACGGAATCGGGCGCTCTCGGGCTCAGGTGCTCCTGAACGAGGCCGGCGTCGAAGCGACGGTCAAGGTCAAGGATCTGACCGAGGACGAGACCGGGCGCATTCGTCAGGTGGTCCAGGACGCCGGAGCGGTCGAGGGCGACCTGCGCAAGGAAGTCACCCAGAGCATCAAGCGGTTGATGGAGATCGGCAGCTACCGAGGGGTCAGGCACCGCAAGAGCCTGCCCGTTCGAGGCCAGCGTACGCACACCAACGCGCGCACGCGCAAGGGACCGCGGCGGGCTACCGTCGCGGGCAAGAAGAAGGCCACGAAGTAA
- the rplO gene encoding 50S ribosomal protein L15: MKLHDLKPAKASRRPRKRVGRGPGSGTGKTAGRGHKGQRSRAGFSRRAGFEGGQMPLIRRVPKRGFTNIFRTEYTVINVGDLDGLGETIDVELLVSRGRVRRGMKLKVLGDGDAPSGVTVRAHRFSTSARAKIEAAGGVCEVIG, encoded by the coding sequence ATGAAGCTGCACGATCTCAAACCGGCGAAGGCCAGCCGCCGCCCGCGGAAGCGGGTCGGCCGTGGTCCGGGTTCGGGCACGGGAAAGACCGCCGGGCGCGGCCACAAGGGTCAGCGCTCCCGGGCGGGCTTCTCGAGGCGGGCGGGCTTCGAAGGCGGTCAGATGCCTCTGATTCGCCGGGTGCCGAAGCGCGGGTTCACGAACATCTTCCGCACCGAGTACACGGTGATCAACGTCGGCGATCTCGATGGTCTCGGCGAGACGATCGACGTCGAACTTCTCGTCTCCCGTGGGCGGGTACGCCGCGGCATGAAGCTCAAGGTTCTTGGCGACGGCGACGCGCCGTCCGGTGTGACCGTGCGTGCCCACCGCTTCAGCACCTCCGCGCGTGCCAAGATCGAGGCCGCGGGCGGCGTCTGTGAAGTGATCGGCTGA
- the secY gene encoding preprotein translocase subunit SecY yields the protein MVGVESFRNIFAIPDLRNRVLFMLGLLAVYRIGCIIPTPGIDPLALSEFMEQMQGTVLGFVNTFTGGSLGRVALFALGIMPYISASIILQLLTVVVPYLEKLSKEGEMGRRKITQYTRYGTVVISIIQGTTIAFFLENLTSPGGANLVLNPGLGFKFVTVLSLTTGCAFVMWLGEQISERGIGNGISLIIFAGIVVGLPGAVLGLFGQLQSGAMSLLKILLLSVFMLVVVAFIVYMERAQRRIPVQYAKRIVGRRQYGGQSTYLPLRVNTGGVIPVIFASSVVTVPATVAGMIQYEPIQQIATAMQWGQPVYYLLYVAAIIFFSYFYVSIIFNPNDLAENMRKYGGFIPGIRSGRRTSEYIDRVLTRLTLVGSLYLAGVSVLPEFMIAGFKVGGIPFVGSTLDNYAPLWLTEGMGINFYFGGTSLLIVVSVAMDTLQQIESQLVMRNYEGFMKRGRIKGRRG from the coding sequence ATCGTGGGCGTCGAGAGTTTCCGCAACATCTTCGCGATTCCGGATCTCCGGAATCGGGTGTTGTTCATGCTGGGCCTGCTGGCGGTCTACCGCATCGGCTGCATCATTCCGACTCCGGGCATCGACCCCCTGGCCCTGAGCGAGTTCATGGAGCAGATGCAGGGGACGGTGCTGGGTTTCGTCAACACCTTCACCGGCGGCAGCCTGGGCCGTGTGGCGCTCTTCGCCCTCGGCATCATGCCCTACATCTCGGCGTCGATCATTCTGCAACTGCTGACCGTGGTCGTGCCCTATCTCGAGAAGCTCTCCAAGGAGGGCGAGATGGGCCGGCGCAAGATCACCCAGTACACCCGCTACGGGACCGTGGTCATCTCGATCATCCAGGGGACGACCATCGCGTTCTTCCTGGAGAATCTGACCTCGCCGGGAGGCGCGAACCTCGTCCTCAACCCCGGCCTCGGGTTCAAGTTCGTCACCGTGCTCTCGCTTACGACCGGCTGCGCCTTTGTGATGTGGCTCGGCGAGCAGATCAGCGAACGGGGGATCGGGAACGGCATTTCTCTCATCATCTTCGCCGGCATCGTCGTCGGTCTGCCGGGCGCCGTGCTGGGCCTCTTCGGCCAGCTCCAGAGCGGCGCGATGTCCCTGCTCAAGATCCTGTTGCTGTCGGTCTTCATGCTCGTCGTCGTGGCCTTCATCGTCTACATGGAGAGGGCGCAGCGGCGGATCCCCGTGCAGTACGCCAAGCGGATCGTCGGCCGCAGGCAGTACGGCGGACAGAGCACCTACCTTCCGCTGCGCGTGAACACGGGCGGCGTGATTCCGGTCATCTTCGCGAGTTCCGTGGTCACCGTGCCGGCGACGGTCGCCGGGATGATCCAGTACGAGCCGATCCAGCAGATCGCGACTGCCATGCAGTGGGGGCAGCCCGTCTACTACCTGCTCTACGTGGCGGCGATCATCTTCTTCTCGTACTTCTACGTTTCGATCATCTTCAACCCGAACGACCTTGCCGAGAACATGCGCAAGTACGGCGGGTTCATCCCCGGCATCCGCTCCGGCAGGCGGACCTCGGAGTACATCGATCGGGTGCTTACTCGCCTGACGCTGGTCGGCTCCCTCTACCTGGCGGGCGTGTCCGTGCTGCCCGAGTTCATGATCGCGGGCTTCAAGGTCGGGGGCATTCCGTTCGTCGGCTCGACTCTGGACAACTACGCGCCGCTCTGGCTCACCGAAGGCATGGGGATCAACTTCTACTTCGGCGGCACGTCGCTCCTGATCGTGGTCAGCGTCGCGATGGACACGCTCCAGCAGATCGAGAGCCAGCTCGTGATGAGGAACTACGAGGGCTTCATGAAGCGGGGCCGGATCAAGGGACGCCGTGGCTGA
- the rplX gene encoding 50S ribosomal protein L24: MKIKKGDEVLVIAGRNRGTRSRVLRVLPGSERVIVERVNMVKKHERPNPQRQVQGGILEREAPIHISNLMVICPDTDKPTRVGRRRLEDGKLTRYAKVSGSVLS; encoded by the coding sequence CTGAAAATCAAGAAGGGCGACGAGGTCCTCGTCATCGCTGGCCGCAACCGCGGAACGCGCAGCCGGGTGTTGCGCGTTCTCCCTGGTTCCGAACGGGTCATCGTCGAGCGCGTGAACATGGTCAAGAAGCACGAGCGGCCGAACCCGCAGCGCCAGGTCCAGGGCGGCATCCTGGAGCGGGAGGCGCCGATCCACATCTCGAATCTCATGGTGATCTGCCCTGACACGGACAAGCCGACGCGGGTAGGGCGGCGTCGCCTTGAAGATGGCAAGCTGACCCGGTACGCCAAGGTCAGCGGCTCGGTGTTGAGCTGA
- the rplV gene encoding 50S ribosomal protein L22 — MEATARLKYLQASPQKVRLVADLIRGRDVEEASTLLQLSTKSAARPVYKLLRSAVANAENREPGVDLGGLYVKEIFVDGGPTLKRLRPQPMGRAFRILKRQSHVTIKIDSRDGNA, encoded by the coding sequence ATGGAAGCAACAGCCCGACTCAAGTACTTGCAGGCGTCACCGCAGAAGGTGCGCCTGGTCGCGGACCTGATCCGCGGTCGCGATGTGGAAGAGGCGTCGACCCTGCTGCAGTTGAGTACCAAGTCGGCGGCGCGGCCGGTCTACAAGCTGCTGCGGTCGGCGGTTGCCAACGCCGAGAACCGGGAGCCGGGAGTCGATCTCGGCGGTCTCTACGTCAAGGAGATCTTCGTCGACGGCGGGCCGACCCTGAAGCGGCTGCGCCCGCAACCGATGGGCCGGGCCTTCCGCATCCTCAAACGGCAGAGTCACGTCACGATCAAGATCGATTCCCGCGACGGGAACGCCTAG
- the rpsQ gene encoding 30S ribosomal protein S17, with protein sequence MNAEQETTRGRRQVRVGKVVSAKMDKTVVVAVEKTVMHRLYHRLMKKSSRFVAHDEANDCREGDVVSLVSTRPLSRRKRWRVQRVVKRAEG encoded by the coding sequence ATGAACGCTGAGCAGGAAACAACGCGAGGCCGCCGACAGGTCCGGGTCGGCAAGGTCGTGAGCGCGAAGATGGACAAGACAGTCGTCGTGGCGGTCGAGAAGACGGTCATGCACAGGCTCTACCACCGGCTGATGAAGAAGTCGTCCCGGTTCGTCGCCCACGATGAAGCGAACGACTGCCGCGAGGGAGACGTCGTGTCCCTCGTCTCGACCCGACCGCTCTCGCGCCGGAAGCGCTGGCGTGTGCAGCGAGTCGTCAAGCGGGCGGAAGGGTAG
- a CDS encoding DNA-directed RNA polymerase subunit alpha, producing MLWKGFQRPKRVEIDTETLTDSYGRFSAQPFERGFGATVGNALRRSLLSAIEGAAITAVRIDGALHEFSSLEGVVEDVTDIILNLKQVPLRSLDGATSVISLDVTGPREVAAGDFDTAASVEIRDAASKVATLNERGCLRLEAQVRNGRGYVSADRNLEPSMGIGWIPLDSVHSPVKRVNYRVEAARLGRTTDYERLIVEVWTDGTVTPEEAMSRAGTLLREHLTIFINAEESLIAGTVAEEEIDGGDLDVLLHKAIDDLNLSVRSANCLRNANINTVGDLVVRSEKEMLETKNFGRKSLEEIQEVLDKMGLSFGMEVPANAESGVQA from the coding sequence ATGCTCTGGAAGGGATTCCAACGCCCCAAACGCGTCGAAATCGACACTGAGACCCTGACCGACAGCTACGGGAGGTTCTCGGCCCAGCCGTTCGAACGCGGTTTCGGCGCGACGGTCGGCAATGCGCTGCGCCGCAGTCTGCTGTCAGCGATCGAAGGCGCAGCGATCACTGCGGTGCGCATCGATGGCGCGCTGCACGAGTTCTCGTCGCTCGAAGGGGTCGTCGAAGACGTCACCGACATCATCCTCAACCTGAAGCAGGTGCCGCTGCGGTCTCTCGACGGTGCGACCAGCGTGATCTCTCTCGATGTCACGGGTCCGCGAGAGGTCGCCGCCGGCGACTTCGACACCGCTGCCAGTGTCGAGATCCGGGATGCGGCCAGCAAGGTGGCCACGCTCAACGAACGGGGCTGCCTCCGTCTCGAGGCGCAGGTCAGGAACGGCCGCGGCTACGTCAGCGCGGACCGCAACCTCGAACCGTCGATGGGCATCGGCTGGATTCCGCTCGACTCGGTGCACAGCCCGGTCAAGCGCGTGAACTACCGCGTGGAAGCGGCCCGGCTCGGTCGTACCACCGACTACGAGCGGCTGATCGTGGAAGTCTGGACCGATGGCACAGTGACGCCGGAAGAGGCGATGTCGCGCGCCGGCACGCTGCTGCGCGAGCATCTGACGATCTTCATCAATGCGGAGGAGAGCCTGATCGCGGGCACCGTAGCCGAAGAGGAGATCGACGGCGGTGACCTGGATGTCCTGCTCCACAAGGCGATTGACGACCTGAACCTGAGCGTCCGATCGGCGAACTGCCTGCGAAACGCGAACATCAACACGGTCGGCGACCTGGTGGTGCGCAGCGAGAAAGAGATGCTCGAGACCAAGAACTTCGGGCGCAAGTCGCTCGAGGAGATCCAGGAAGTACTCGACAAGATGGGTCTGTCCTTCGGTATGGAGGTTCCCGCGAACGCGGAGAGCGGAGTGCAGGCCTAG
- the rplP gene encoding 50S ribosomal protein L16, translated as MLMPKKVKFRKHHRGRRRGLAKGGNVVSFGEYGLQAQEAGWVTARQIEAARIAITRHIKRSGKVWIRVFPDKPITKKPLETRMGKGKGNPEEWVAVVRPARILYELEGVSPELARSAMRLASHKLGIKTRFVARHGVQI; from the coding sequence ATGTTGATGCCGAAGAAGGTCAAGTTCCGCAAGCACCACCGCGGCCGCCGCCGCGGTCTGGCCAAGGGCGGCAACGTGGTGTCCTTCGGCGAGTACGGGTTGCAGGCGCAGGAGGCCGGCTGGGTCACCGCGCGACAGATCGAAGCCGCCCGAATCGCCATCACCCGTCACATCAAGCGGTCGGGAAAGGTCTGGATCCGGGTGTTCCCGGACAAGCCGATCACCAAGAAGCCGTTGGAGACGAGAATGGGCAAGGGCAAGGGCAACCCCGAGGAGTGGGTTGCCGTCGTACGGCCCGCCCGGATCCTCTACGAGCTCGAAGGCGTGTCGCCGGAACTCGCCAGGTCGGCGATGCGGCTCGCTTCCCACAAGCTCGGAATCAAGACCAGGTTCGTCGCGCGCCACGGCGTGCAGATCTGA
- the rplE gene encoding 50S ribosomal protein L5, translating to MVPRLRTLYQEEVTKSLQEEFGIANPMAVPRLEKIVLNMGIGEAIQNIKVLENAVPELALIAGQQPVITRARKSIAAFKLRAGMPIGCRVTLRRNRMWYFLDRLITVALPRVRDFRGISDRSFDGRGSYTLGIRDHLIFPEVDYSKSDGSKGINVTLVTSAESDAQALHLLRGLGMPFAD from the coding sequence ATGGTTCCACGACTCAGGACCCTGTACCAGGAGGAGGTCACGAAGAGCCTCCAGGAGGAGTTCGGCATCGCCAACCCGATGGCGGTCCCCCGGCTGGAGAAGATCGTGCTCAACATGGGCATTGGCGAAGCGATCCAGAACATCAAGGTGCTGGAGAACGCCGTGCCCGAGCTGGCGCTGATCGCCGGGCAGCAGCCCGTGATCACCCGCGCGCGAAAGTCGATCGCCGCCTTCAAGCTGCGTGCGGGAATGCCGATCGGCTGCCGGGTCACCCTGCGCCGCAACCGCATGTGGTACTTCCTCGACCGGCTGATCACCGTGGCGCTGCCACGGGTGCGTGACTTCCGGGGCATTTCGGACCGGAGCTTCGACGGTCGGGGCAGCTACACGCTGGGCATTCGCGATCACCTCATCTTCCCCGAGGTCGACTACTCCAAGAGTGACGGCTCCAAGGGAATCAACGTGACGCTCGTGACGTCGGCGGAGTCGGACGCTCAGGCGCTGCATCTACTGCGGGGTCTGGGAATGCCGTTCGCGGATTGA
- the rpsH gene encoding 30S ribosomal protein S8, giving the protein MTVTDPIADLLTTIRNALIVKHDRTEAPASKLKIALCRVLRDQGYISDYEVFDSPPGRTLRIFLAYDKEGVPAITRLRKISKPGRRTYRAADDLKPVLNGLGVAILSTSQGLLTDAQARRQRVGGEVLCEVY; this is encoded by the coding sequence ATGACCGTAACCGACCCCATCGCGGACCTGCTGACGACGATCCGCAACGCCCTGATCGTCAAGCACGATCGCACCGAGGCGCCCGCCTCGAAGCTGAAGATCGCGTTGTGCCGGGTACTGCGCGACCAGGGCTACATCAGCGACTACGAGGTGTTCGACTCGCCTCCCGGCCGGACGCTGCGGATCTTCCTTGCCTACGACAAGGAGGGGGTGCCGGCGATCACGAGGCTGCGCAAGATCAGCAAGCCGGGACGCCGCACTTACCGTGCGGCCGACGATCTGAAACCGGTGCTGAACGGTTTGGGGGTCGCGATCCTCTCGACCTCGCAGGGCCTTCTGACCGACGCCCAGGCGCGACGGCAGCGGGTCGGCGGCGAGGTCCTGTGTGAGGTGTACTAG
- the rplF gene encoding 50S ribosomal protein L6: MSRIGKAPISLPAKTTVAINGGTVTIEGPRGRLEQPLQPGIEVRVEDGVVTLHRSGSTGEERARHGLARALLANAVVGVTEGFRRELEIVGVGYRGEVKGREVHLALGYSHPVVYPVPEGVDVSIDERANRITVSGNDKQQVGQVAADLRSLRKPDAYKGKGIRYRDEEIRLKVGKAAATA, encoded by the coding sequence ATGTCGCGTATAGGGAAAGCACCGATCTCGTTGCCGGCGAAGACGACGGTCGCGATCAACGGCGGTACGGTGACGATCGAAGGGCCGCGGGGCAGACTGGAGCAGCCCCTTCAGCCCGGTATCGAGGTAAGGGTGGAGGACGGCGTGGTGACGCTGCACCGCTCCGGCTCGACCGGCGAGGAGCGGGCCCGGCACGGCCTGGCGCGGGCACTCCTGGCGAATGCAGTGGTTGGCGTCACGGAGGGCTTCCGGCGCGAGCTCGAGATCGTCGGCGTCGGCTATCGGGGAGAGGTCAAGGGCCGCGAGGTTCATCTTGCGCTCGGATACTCCCACCCCGTGGTCTACCCGGTGCCGGAGGGCGTGGACGTCTCGATCGACGAGAGGGCGAATCGCATCACTGTTTCCGGCAACGACAAGCAGCAGGTGGGGCAGGTCGCCGCCGACCTTCGCAGCCTGCGCAAGCCCGACGCGTACAAGGGCAAGGGCATCCGCTACCGCGACGAGGAGATCCGGCTCAAGGTCGGCAAGGCGGCGGCGACCGCATAG
- the rpsK gene encoding 30S ribosomal protein S11, whose protein sequence is MAKARKEKRVVPHAVAHVNATFNNTLVCITDPDGNVLTWSSSGRNGFKGSRKGTPFAAQVAAQAVGYQAKDMGVRTVDVLVKGPGGGRESAVRALQATGISIRSIRDVTPIPHNGCRPRKRRRV, encoded by the coding sequence ATGGCAAAGGCGAGGAAGGAGAAGCGCGTCGTGCCCCACGCTGTGGCGCATGTCAACGCGACCTTCAACAACACCCTGGTTTGCATCACGGATCCGGATGGCAACGTCCTGACCTGGTCATCGTCGGGCCGCAACGGCTTCAAGGGATCGCGCAAGGGAACGCCCTTCGCGGCTCAGGTGGCGGCCCAGGCGGTCGGCTACCAGGCAAAGGACATGGGCGTGCGGACGGTCGATGTGCTGGTCAAAGGGCCGGGCGGCGGCAGGGAGTCCGCGGTCCGGGCGCTGCAGGCGACCGGCATCAGCATCCGGTCGATCCGTGACGTCACGCCAATTCCGCACAACGGTTGCCGTCCCCGCAAGCGGCGCCGGGTCTGA
- the infA gene encoding translation initiation factor IF-1, which yields MKKEEAIEVEATVVETLPNAVFKVELDNEHQALAHISGKMRKHFIRILPGDRVLVELSPYDPGRGRIVYRLRT from the coding sequence GTGAAGAAGGAAGAGGCGATTGAAGTCGAGGCCACGGTCGTGGAGACGCTGCCGAACGCGGTCTTCAAGGTCGAGCTGGACAACGAGCATCAGGCCCTGGCCCATATCTCGGGCAAGATGCGCAAGCACTTCATCCGCATTCTTCCGGGAGACCGTGTGCTGGTGGAACTCTCTCCCTACGATCCAGGTCGCGGCCGGATCGTCTACAGGCTGAGAACCTGA
- the rplQ gene encoding 50S ribosomal protein L17 — protein MRHGVGYKKLGRTTAHRRAMFRNQLASLVVHGRIQTTLAKAKALRPVAEKMITRSREDTVHARRLVRRWLPNRDHVKKLFDEIAPRYADRPGGYLRITKLGPRKGDAAERAVIEFVDTDE, from the coding sequence ATGCGTCACGGAGTTGGCTACAAGAAACTCGGCCGGACGACGGCCCACCGTCGGGCGATGTTCCGCAACCAGCTCGCGTCGCTGGTCGTGCACGGCCGCATCCAGACGACCTTGGCCAAGGCCAAGGCCCTGCGGCCGGTCGCCGAGAAGATGATCACCCGGAGCCGCGAGGACACCGTCCACGCCCGCCGCCTGGTCCGCCGCTGGCTCCCCAACCGCGACCACGTCAAGAAGCTCTTCGACGAGATCGCCCCCCGCTACGCCGACCGTCCAGGCGGCTACCTTCGCATCACCAAGCTCGGCCCCCGCAAGGGCGACGCCGCCGAACGCGCCGTCATCGAGTTCGTCGACACCGACGAGTAG
- the rpsS gene encoding 30S ribosomal protein S19, with translation MARSLRKGFFIDNHLYDKVAAMNATGDRRVIKTWSRRSTIIPDMVGHTVAVHNGMKFIPVFVSENMVGHKLGEFAQTRTFRGHAGGRRERRARPR, from the coding sequence ATGGCACGTTCACTCAGGAAGGGTTTCTTCATCGACAATCACCTCTACGACAAGGTGGCGGCGATGAACGCGACCGGCGATCGCCGGGTCATCAAGACCTGGTCCCGCCGATCGACGATCATCCCCGACATGGTGGGGCATACGGTTGCCGTCCACAACGGCATGAAGTTCATCCCGGTCTTTGTCAGCGAGAACATGGTCGGTCACAAGCTCGGAGAGTTCGCCCAGACCCGCACCTTCCGGGGTCATGCGGGCGGCCGGCGGGAACGCAGGGCGCGTCCCCGCTAG